The Culex pipiens pallens isolate TS chromosome 2, TS_CPP_V2, whole genome shotgun sequence DNA window GAATAAGTGATATAACAttaaagtggtaaaattacacattttcaatggtacaattacacatttttttctgatttaaaaGATGTATCCCTTCTCCGATGtaaatcagtattttttaaatactgcatagttgtttataattaaaaaaacttatataATACAGAGctccgattttttaaaaaatgcttttattaattttttattgatttctccAAGAAATATACCAATCAATATGTATGTGAGAAgccaaaaatgtaaacaatcagATTTACATAACGGTAAAAACTTGAtcttgatgttaaatttatgcaACACATTGAAATGTTTACTTCGTAAGTTAAGAGTGAACAAATATTTCTAATTTTCCAAAACATGCTACCTCATTGCAGCAATTCCGTATgaaagttaaaactctatatggcccaaataatacaaatattttttttattttaccatTGGGGGATCCTTgccaagttaatttttttttttcggaaaaagctaaatttttgtttttttaaataacacccCTATTTATTTTAACCAATTTAACTTCTTTTGAATGCAAAtgaattattaatattttaacatttaggTAAAAACATTATGAAGACTAAAAAATCCAGTCTAGTATTTGAAATAGTCGTATATACCATTAACTTTCACAAATTTCACCCATTTCTGagtagggctttaggaccctatgtTAATTTGTATGTATagcggtaaaaaaacacgatttaaaaccatttctgaccactttttttcattttaatgcaaaaaaataataaattgacaagacaacattttttcgaagaatccccttggaacgagctgtcaaataggaccttttctgtcaagaagggctgcgaagtaaatttttggaaattgatttaaaaatcaatcctTTGTGGTCGTATAAAGGGTccttgtactcagaaaaataagcaataataatatcacaaaaaaaagtcgaagttGACttcatagctgtcggccaccattgctagtaccaaccactagtgtcttcctttttatctacaaggacttcgccaccctgggctcctaagtgtatgaaagcaTGGCGCGGagtgacggcgccgaatacccatatttacacaaagaattttagagcgcccgccgcgggattcaaaccggcgacccctggattgtgagtccagtgcgcggtccgattgatctacACGGGCGggtaatatcacaaattttagCTAAATTTTAGGTCCCAATTATATTCAGttttgcacagaaaaaaactaatttttggaaggttgaaaattgtattggttaaataaccttcgggaagtcacgtgttttcgcctttcttacaagtgcccttacaaactgtgtacaaagtacacgtacgcgacctccggtgggataatacctctttttgagtaactttgcatgaaaaatgtgtaaaaatgtgaacttgacaaaaaattaccagaaactgatgaaaattcaatagTTCCTGATGTAACACACATTGTTTTTgttacaaaatctgtcaccatttcttgATGAATACTGCCATCATTTCTCGTTTCAATGTTTCatataaataattcaaattttaggctagatttttcagTCTTCgaactattttttcataaaagtccaactaataaccttttaTTTGCAGCCCAAAGATCTTAAATCGGTTGAAATAACAAGATGTTAAACAATGTTTGgtgttattttcgaaaatttaaatttataaaaaaatgacgtTTCTAATTATTTGGACCAAGGAATCTCCTAACCAATTTtgggtaatttaaaaaaaaatcgttccaaCCTTCATATATGCAATATTTGAATTGCTTAACCtttgtaaactatttttgaattgattgatttacaattttttaattaattgattttcgtcaatttagactgaaagagtgacattacaatttttttctgacataaaagaaggTTGATGAAAATATGAGTGAATCAACTTGTACATCACCACAAGCTGTGCTTCCAAATTTCTAGCTTAATTGATTTCGCTTTCCTGAATGCGAGACCATCATGATTGATTATATTGCTTATTGAACTGAACTTTTCCAGCAAGTCCCGCTTATCACGTTCGGTGGAGCTACCGTTTTGCCATAGTAAAACTTTCCCGTATTAGCAAAATATTTCCCCAATTTAATGGCTATCGCGCGCCCAACTTCATAAAATAGTAATTAGCGAACCCTGCTGCTTCCACGTAGTGTACTCCCAGACATTGTAGTGCTCGGTAGCTTTAGCTTGCCTTCCCAGTTCGCAACTCCAGAATGGCCACCTCAAACCCTGCTTTCGTCCCGGATGGTACTCCGGCCGACTACGATCCGAAAACCCGCCCCAAGAAGCTCCCACTAACCGGCGCGGGTTTCCCGCCAAAGCCACCCGATTACAGCCCGGCTGCAACGATGACCACGGAGAAGAAGCAACCACCGCGGGACAAGTGGGGCAAGGATATTGAGTTTCTGCTGTCGTGTATCGCCCTGTCGGTGGGGCTGGGGAACGTGTGGAGGTTCCCGTTTACGGCGCTGGAGAACGGGGGTGGAGCGTTCGTGATTCCGTACCTGATCGTGTTGCTGCTGGTTGGAAGGCCGATTTACTACCTGGAGATGTTGATTGGGCAGTTCTCGAGCCGGGGTTGTATAGATGTGTACGATGCTTCGCCGGCGATGCGCGGGATCGGGTATGGGCAGACGTACTCGACGTTCATCGTGATGACGTATTACGCGTCGTTGATGGGAGTTACGATGCGGTACCTGGTGGCGTCGTTCGGGGATCCGCTGCCGTGGAGCGAGTGCAAGGATAGCTGGAATGCCACGTGTATCGATTCGAGGCTGGCGGTGAACATGGTTGAAGGGGATAACGCTACGAAGGTGTCCTCAGCGGAGCTGTACTTTGTGTGAGTAGTTTGAGGATCGGTTCTTTTAAAACACTAAGGAGTTTGATTTTCAGTAATGACGTCCTCAAAGAAGCTGATTCCATCGATGACGGTATCGGCAGCCCGGATTGGCGCTTAGTGTTGTGCCTTCTGATCCCCTGGACGTGCATCTGCCTGACGCTGGTCAAAGGGATCAAGAGCTCGGGGAAGGTTGCTTACTTCCTGGCGATCTTTCCGTACGTGGTGATGCTGGTGCTGCTGATTCGAGCGTGTACGCTCGAAGGAGCCGGCGCTGGTATGCTGTACTTCATCAAGCCCCAGTGGGATCGGATCTTCGAGGCCAAGGTGTGGTACGCTGCCGTAACGCAGGTGTTCTTCTCGTTGACTGTTTGCTTCGGCAACGTGATCATGTACTCGTCGTACAACCGGTTTTCGAACAATGTGTACAGGTTTGTGAGATGGTTTATACTAGAAGATCCTTCTTATAACGCTTGATTTTTCTCTAGGGACGTCACCATCGTATCGATCATGGATACCTGCACCTCAATGCTAGCCGGGCTGATCGTGTTCGGCGTCATTGGTCACCTAGCGCACGTAACGGATGCTCCGGACCTAAGCAAGGTTGTCCGTGGAGGTGCCGGACTCGCGTTCATCACCTATCCGGACGCGATCGCCAAGTTTCAGTTCTGGCCGCAGTTCTTCGCGGTAGCATTCTTCTTGATGCTGTTCGTGCTTGGGATTGGAAGTAACGTTGGAATGGCCACGACGATCATGACCGTTGTTCGGGATCGATTCCCGCATTTGAAGCCATCGTTGGTGGCGTTTGTGATCGCGATCATCGGCTTCAGCATCGGGATCATCTACACGACTCCTGGCGGTCAGTACCTGTTGGACTTTTTGGACTTTTACGGCGCATCGTTTGTGGCGCTGGTGCTGGCTGTTTTCGAGATGATTACCTTCGCGTGGATCTACGGGGTGGGAAGAATCTGTCGGGATATCGAGTTCATGCTGGGTATTCAAACCGGCTTGTACTGGAGAGTCTGCTGGGGCTTCGTGACTCCAGTCATGCTCGCAGCTATCCTAATATACCACGTGGCAACGTACAAAGCTCTGACCTTCAACGGTTACGTCTACACGAACGGGATGTACGGTAAGGTCTACAACAATATCAAGCCTCGAAGCTCCGTCAATAACCACACATTTCCAAACAGCCTTCGGATGGTGCGTGTTCGCCGCGGGAGTCCTGCAACTTCCGGCGTGGGCCCTCTACGCCGTGCTGAAGCGAAAGGAAGCCACCTGGCAGGATCGGATAGCGAGCTGCTTCAAGCCAACCCACGACTGGGGTCCCGAGGATCCCGAGCT harbors:
- the LOC120428603 gene encoding sodium-dependent nutrient amino acid transporter 1-like isoform X1 produces the protein MATSNPAFVPDGTPADYDPKTRPKKLPLTGAGFPPKPPDYSPAATMTTEKKQPPRDKWGKDIEFLLSCIALSVGLGNVWRFPFTALENGGGAFVIPYLIVLLLVGRPIYYLEMLIGQFSSRGCIDVYDASPAMRGIGYGQTYSTFIVMTYYASLMGVTMRYLVASFGDPLPWSECKDSWNATCIDSRLAVNMVEGDNATKVSSAELYFVNDVLKEADSIDDGIGSPDWRLVLCLLIPWTCICLTLVKGIKSSGKVAYFLAIFPYVVMLVLLIRACTLEGAGAGMLYFIKPQWDRIFEAKVWYAAVTQVFFSLTVCFGNVIMYSSYNRFSNNVYRDVTIVSIMDTCTSMLAGLIVFGVIGHLAHVTDAPDLSKVVRGGAGLAFITYPDAIAKFQFWPQFFAVAFFLMLFVLGIGSNVGMATTIMTVVRDRFPHLKPSLVAFVIAIIGFSIGIIYTTPGGQYLLDFLDFYGASFVALVLAVFEMITFAWIYGVGRICRDIEFMLGIQTGLYWRVCWGFVTPVMLAAILIYHVATYKALTFNGYVYTNGMYAFGWCVFAAGVLQLPAWALYAVLKRKEATWQDRIASCFKPTHDWGPEDPELNAKYHESVYKYEQTLPAGRSLGRKMLDNVFH
- the LOC120428603 gene encoding sodium-dependent nutrient amino acid transporter 1-like isoform X2, translating into MTTEKKQPPRDKWGKDIEFLLSCIALSVGLGNVWRFPFTALENGGGAFVIPYLIVLLLVGRPIYYLEMLIGQFSSRGCIDVYDASPAMRGIGYGQTYSTFIVMTYYASLMGVTMRYLVASFGDPLPWSECKDSWNATCIDSRLAVNMVEGDNATKVSSAELYFVNDVLKEADSIDDGIGSPDWRLVLCLLIPWTCICLTLVKGIKSSGKVAYFLAIFPYVVMLVLLIRACTLEGAGAGMLYFIKPQWDRIFEAKVWYAAVTQVFFSLTVCFGNVIMYSSYNRFSNNVYRDVTIVSIMDTCTSMLAGLIVFGVIGHLAHVTDAPDLSKVVRGGAGLAFITYPDAIAKFQFWPQFFAVAFFLMLFVLGIGSNVGMATTIMTVVRDRFPHLKPSLVAFVIAIIGFSIGIIYTTPGGQYLLDFLDFYGASFVALVLAVFEMITFAWIYGVGRICRDIEFMLGIQTGLYWRVCWGFVTPVMLAAILIYHVATYKALTFNGYVYTNGMYAFGWCVFAAGVLQLPAWALYAVLKRKEATWQDRIASCFKPTHDWGPEDPELNAKYHESVYKYEQTLPAGRSLGRKMLDNVFH